A region of Myxococcus stipitatus DSM 14675 DNA encodes the following proteins:
- the clpA gene encoding ATP-dependent Clp protease ATP-binding subunit ClpA, producing MAGPLIAKELQASFRTALDEARKMRHEYLTLEHLLLALTKEARTREVLKACRVNVKRLQERLTEFLEETVERLPEDVEAEPQQTIGVERVIHRAAMHALSAEQKLVDGGDVLVALFREDESHALYVLQQEGLTRLDVLNYISHGISKDGEGEDGEAEGPEGGTVPAGDDDDEESPRKSPLELYTLQLNIEAKEGRIDPLIGRDKELERTIQVLSRRRKNNPLYVGEAGVGKTAIAEGLALHIHEGRVPEPLKNAVVYSLDMGSLLAGTKFRGQFEERLKGVLKALQEQKDAILFIDEIHTIVGAGATSGGSMDASNLLKPALASGRLRCIGSTTYQEYKSSFEKDRALSRRFQKIEVAEPSVEDTILILEGLKSRYEEHHGVKYTPEAIRASAELSAKHINDRFLPDKAIDVIDETGAAEKLKPDGIRTNTVTGADVELVVAKMAKIPAKSVSASEGVQLQNLEKELQGVIFGQDAAIKDLVSAIKLARSGLRAPEKPIGSFLFSGPTGVGKTELAKQLAQSLGVEFLRYDMSEYSEKHTVSRLIGAPPGYVGFDQGGLLTDAVRKHPYAVVVLDEIEKAHPDLFNILLQVMDHATLTDNNGRKADFRNIVLILTTNAGAQEMSTKSIGFGDLAKPADATRAKKAIERTFTPEFRNRLDGWILFSGLPPDIILKVVDKEVRLLQKMLEERKVKLELSPAARAWLAERGYDPAFGARPMARLVDNSLKKPLAEALLFGDLKHGGTAHYDVEAGGDGLALKTTPAAEPAAA from the coding sequence GTGGCAGGACCGCTGATTGCCAAAGAGTTGCAGGCCAGCTTCCGCACCGCCCTGGATGAGGCGCGGAAGATGCGCCACGAGTACCTGACGCTGGAGCACCTGCTCCTGGCGCTGACGAAGGAGGCACGCACGCGCGAGGTCCTCAAGGCGTGCCGAGTGAACGTGAAGCGCCTCCAGGAGCGGCTGACCGAGTTCCTGGAAGAGACGGTCGAACGCCTGCCTGAAGACGTGGAGGCCGAGCCCCAGCAGACCATCGGCGTGGAGCGGGTGATTCACCGCGCCGCGATGCACGCCCTGTCCGCCGAGCAGAAGCTCGTCGACGGAGGCGATGTGCTGGTGGCCCTGTTCCGCGAGGACGAGAGCCACGCGCTCTACGTGCTCCAGCAGGAGGGCCTCACCCGCCTGGACGTGCTCAACTACATCTCCCACGGCATCTCCAAGGACGGAGAGGGCGAGGACGGCGAGGCGGAGGGCCCGGAGGGTGGCACCGTCCCCGCGGGGGACGACGACGACGAGGAGTCCCCGCGCAAGAGCCCGCTGGAGCTGTACACCCTCCAGCTCAACATCGAGGCGAAGGAAGGTCGCATCGACCCGCTCATCGGCCGGGACAAGGAGCTGGAGCGCACCATCCAGGTGCTCAGCCGCCGCCGGAAGAACAACCCGCTCTACGTGGGTGAGGCGGGCGTGGGCAAGACGGCCATCGCCGAGGGCCTGGCCCTGCACATCCACGAAGGCCGGGTGCCGGAGCCGCTGAAGAACGCGGTGGTGTACTCGCTGGACATGGGCTCGCTGCTGGCGGGCACCAAGTTCCGGGGCCAGTTCGAGGAGCGGCTCAAGGGCGTGCTCAAGGCGCTGCAGGAGCAGAAGGACGCCATCCTCTTCATCGACGAAATCCACACCATCGTCGGCGCGGGCGCGACGAGCGGCGGCTCCATGGATGCGTCCAACCTGCTCAAGCCCGCGCTGGCGAGCGGCAGGCTGCGGTGCATCGGCTCCACGACGTATCAGGAGTACAAGTCCTCCTTCGAGAAGGACCGCGCGCTGTCGCGGCGCTTCCAGAAGATTGAAGTGGCGGAGCCGTCCGTCGAGGACACCATCCTCATCCTGGAGGGGCTCAAGAGCCGCTACGAGGAGCACCACGGCGTGAAGTACACGCCCGAGGCGATTCGTGCGTCCGCGGAGCTGTCCGCCAAGCACATCAACGACCGGTTCCTGCCGGACAAGGCCATCGACGTCATCGACGAGACGGGCGCCGCGGAGAAGCTCAAGCCGGACGGCATCCGCACCAACACCGTCACGGGCGCGGACGTGGAGCTCGTGGTCGCGAAGATGGCGAAGATTCCCGCCAAGAGCGTGTCCGCCAGCGAGGGCGTGCAGCTCCAGAATCTGGAGAAGGAGCTCCAGGGGGTCATCTTCGGACAGGACGCCGCCATCAAGGACCTGGTCAGCGCCATCAAGCTGGCGCGCTCCGGCCTGCGTGCGCCGGAGAAGCCCATCGGCTCGTTCCTCTTCTCGGGCCCCACGGGCGTGGGCAAGACGGAGCTGGCCAAGCAGCTGGCCCAGTCGCTGGGCGTGGAGTTCCTGCGCTACGACATGAGCGAGTACTCGGAGAAGCACACGGTGAGCCGGCTCATCGGCGCGCCTCCGGGCTACGTCGGCTTCGACCAGGGCGGCCTGCTCACGGACGCGGTGCGCAAGCATCCGTACGCCGTGGTGGTGCTGGATGAAATCGAGAAGGCCCACCCGGACCTCTTCAACATCCTGCTCCAGGTGATGGACCACGCGACGCTGACGGACAACAACGGCCGCAAGGCGGACTTCCGCAACATCGTCCTCATCCTCACCACCAACGCGGGCGCTCAGGAGATGAGCACCAAGTCCATCGGCTTCGGTGATTTGGCCAAGCCCGCGGACGCCACCCGCGCGAAGAAGGCCATTGAGCGCACCTTCACGCCGGAGTTCCGCAACCGGCTGGACGGGTGGATTCTCTTCTCCGGCCTGCCGCCCGACATCATCCTCAAGGTGGTCGACAAGGAGGTCCGCCTCCTCCAGAAGATGCTCGAGGAGCGCAAGGTGAAGCTGGAGCTGTCGCCCGCCGCGCGCGCGTGGCTGGCGGAGCGGGGCTATGACCCGGCCTTCGGTGCCCGGCCCATGGCCCGCCTCGTGGACAACTCGCTGAAGAAGCCGCTCGCGGAGGCGCTCCTCTTCGGAGACCTGAAGCACGGCGGCACCGCCCACTACGACGTGGAGGCGGGTGGCGACGGCCTCGCGCTGAAGACCACTCCCGCCGCGGAGCCCGCGGCGGCGTAG
- a CDS encoding methyl-accepting chemotaxis protein: MSSEQTSFTTQLGQQFRQSLGLAPKLVLVTTLVSATVAAMLTGIATRRLESDLVNAHMGEGKLLSRHLAVAAEQGVAAGVAALQPMLDVMRDTEDVSYVFLTDVSGNVVAHTLPGAFPDSLKVATAHQGDVSEQTGWGSVLEVESGGKQLRAMNVMAPVAGGRLGKVHVGISRDHIDDVVSELHWRMVGFAALLVALGVAVAAAFGRSIVRPMRELTEVTSHIVESGDLTRPIQVKSGDEVGRLANSFAQMVARLREVTLNLQQAAQALTQSTEHLNTSSTEQAQTISRQAAALQETQVTAQEIKQTSMLAAQKAESVLSVAERADALARSGEAAIEQTMAGLNDIRVQVGEIAQKILELGERTQQIGGITQTVKDLADQSNMLALNAAIESVRSGEHGKGFGVVAREIRALADQSIQATTRVRELLDDIANSVTAAVRITERGAERMESGLTQVRTSGQNLRELSSIVQDNAAAVRQIAAAVSQQNVGINQITLAVNDLSKMMDETVSRIGSTGEAATTLQIISEQLSSAVKIYRVE; this comes from the coding sequence GTGAGCTCCGAACAGACTTCCTTCACCACGCAGCTGGGCCAGCAGTTCCGGCAGTCGCTGGGACTGGCGCCGAAGCTGGTCCTCGTCACCACGCTCGTCAGCGCCACGGTGGCCGCCATGCTCACCGGCATCGCCACGCGGCGCCTGGAGAGCGACCTGGTCAACGCCCACATGGGCGAGGGCAAGCTGCTCTCCCGTCACCTCGCCGTGGCCGCGGAGCAGGGCGTGGCGGCGGGTGTCGCCGCGCTCCAGCCCATGCTGGACGTGATGCGAGACACCGAGGACGTCTCGTACGTCTTCCTGACGGACGTCTCCGGCAATGTCGTGGCGCACACGCTGCCGGGCGCGTTCCCCGACTCGCTGAAGGTGGCCACCGCGCACCAAGGCGACGTGAGCGAGCAGACCGGCTGGGGCTCGGTCCTGGAGGTGGAGTCCGGCGGCAAGCAGTTGCGCGCGATGAACGTGATGGCCCCGGTGGCCGGTGGCCGGCTGGGCAAGGTGCACGTGGGCATCTCCCGGGACCACATCGACGACGTGGTGTCGGAGCTGCACTGGCGCATGGTGGGCTTCGCGGCGCTGCTGGTGGCGCTGGGCGTGGCCGTGGCGGCGGCCTTCGGGCGGAGCATCGTGCGGCCCATGCGCGAGCTGACGGAGGTCACCAGCCACATCGTCGAGTCCGGAGACCTCACCCGTCCCATCCAGGTGAAGAGCGGCGACGAGGTGGGCCGGCTCGCCAACTCCTTCGCGCAGATGGTGGCCCGGCTGCGCGAGGTGACGCTGAACCTCCAGCAGGCGGCGCAGGCGCTGACGCAGTCGACCGAGCACCTGAACACCTCGTCCACCGAGCAGGCGCAGACCATCTCCCGTCAGGCCGCCGCGCTGCAGGAGACGCAGGTGACGGCGCAGGAGATCAAGCAGACCTCCATGCTGGCCGCGCAGAAGGCGGAGAGCGTGCTGTCCGTGGCGGAGCGCGCGGACGCGCTGGCGCGCTCGGGTGAGGCCGCGATTGAACAGACGATGGCGGGCCTCAACGACATCCGTGTCCAGGTGGGGGAGATTGCCCAGAAGATTCTCGAACTGGGCGAGCGCACGCAGCAGATTGGCGGCATCACCCAGACGGTGAAGGACCTGGCCGACCAGTCCAACATGCTCGCGCTCAACGCGGCGATCGAATCGGTGCGCTCGGGCGAGCACGGCAAGGGCTTCGGCGTGGTGGCGCGGGAGATTCGCGCGCTCGCGGACCAGTCCATCCAGGCCACCACGCGGGTGCGGGAGCTGCTGGACGATATCGCCAACTCGGTGACGGCCGCGGTGCGCATCACGGAGCGCGGCGCGGAGCGCATGGAGTCGGGCCTGACGCAGGTGCGCACCAGCGGGCAGAACCTGCGCGAGCTGTCCTCCATCGTCCAGGACAACGCCGCCGCCGTCCGTCAAATCGCCGCGGCGGTGAGCCAGCAGAACGTGGGCATCAACCAAATCACCCTGGCGGTGAACGACTTGTCCAAGATGATGGACGAGACGGTATCGCGCATCGGCTCCACGGGCGAGGCGGCCACCACGCTGCAAATCATCTCCGAGCAGCTCTCCAGCGCGGTGAAGATCTACCGCGTCGAGTAG
- a CDS encoding chemotaxis protein CheB produces MNNRRPIRVLVVDDSPTMANTLTALLTEDPRIEVVGRAGDGNRAVQLARLLRPDVITMDLLLPGLDGPAAIAAIMSQSPARVLVVSAVAEQRGVDLGFQAMSAGALELIGKPNVTNVEELRRWGKDLAHSVCLMAEVPVISRRARTGAVTPPPIGARVDVFGIVASTGGPPALAELLSKLPKDLPVPLLVAQHITVGFTQGMVRWLSQVTTLTVDVARDGERLEPGRVYFPQDGQDLLVDSTGLARMQPSRGGPCPNGDVLLASLAQAFGRRSGGVVLTGMGEDGARGLLAIRKAGGVTFSQDEATSVVYGMPRAALEIRATDQGVPLSSLPELLLQSCVPLNFRAGGGRGEGGVGR; encoded by the coding sequence GTGAACAACCGTCGCCCCATTCGCGTGCTGGTGGTGGATGACTCGCCCACCATGGCCAACACGTTGACGGCCCTGCTCACCGAGGACCCTCGCATCGAGGTCGTCGGTCGCGCGGGAGATGGCAACCGCGCCGTCCAGCTCGCGCGGCTCTTGCGCCCCGACGTCATCACCATGGACCTGCTGCTGCCGGGCCTGGACGGGCCGGCCGCCATCGCGGCCATCATGTCCCAGTCCCCCGCGCGGGTGCTGGTGGTGAGCGCGGTGGCCGAGCAGCGCGGCGTGGACCTGGGCTTCCAGGCCATGAGCGCCGGCGCGCTGGAGCTCATCGGCAAGCCCAACGTCACCAACGTGGAGGAGCTGCGCCGGTGGGGCAAGGACCTGGCCCACTCGGTGTGCCTCATGGCTGAGGTGCCCGTCATCTCCCGCCGCGCGCGCACGGGCGCGGTGACGCCGCCGCCCATCGGCGCGCGGGTGGATGTGTTCGGCATCGTGGCCTCCACCGGGGGCCCGCCCGCGCTGGCGGAGCTCCTGTCCAAGCTGCCCAAGGACCTGCCGGTGCCGCTGCTCGTCGCCCAGCACATCACCGTGGGCTTCACCCAGGGCATGGTGCGGTGGCTGTCCCAGGTGACGACGCTGACGGTGGATGTGGCCCGGGACGGCGAGCGGCTGGAGCCGGGGCGGGTGTACTTCCCGCAGGACGGCCAGGACCTCCTGGTGGACTCCACGGGCCTGGCGCGGATGCAGCCCAGCCGAGGCGGGCCGTGCCCCAACGGCGACGTCCTGCTGGCGTCGCTGGCGCAGGCCTTCGGCCGGCGCAGCGGCGGCGTGGTGCTCACCGGCATGGGCGAGGACGGCGCGCGGGGCCTGTTGGCCATCCGCAAGGCGGGCGGCGTCACCTTCTCCCAGGACGAGGCCACCTCCGTCGTCTACGGCATGCCGCGCGCGGCGCTGGAGATTCGCGCGACGGACCAGGGCGTGCCGCTGTCTTCCCTGCCGGAGCTCCTCCTCCAGAGCTGTGTGCCGCTCAACTTCCGCGCCGGAGGCGGGCGGGGCGAGGGTGGGGTGGGGCGATGA
- a CDS encoding hybrid sensor histidine kinase/response regulator, translated as MPVDPMLQGLVTGFAVEAQEVIQKVTMDLLELEREGLDAAALGKLYVRLGRHLHTLKGSASSLGLQDLGDIAHKLEDALAPLKASARKMPRSVVDVLLHGLDLFMLRAQAHADGRGDALPDPAAALAQLVAEGPAPEQVSASVPADAAVSPLGAQEEASPDGALAMNPDALPESADTGWRVGARQVTALMREVERLREVRLRVEERGRELERVVTVLARQGLLAETAEARTLLSGTARLLRTDGEETSDIVDALEEGLKAITTRPVRTILDPLQRMVRDLSRQLGKEARLSVVGSELSLDRRLLEKLQGALVHLLRNAVDHGLEMPSAREKAGKHHEGALTLRVEQQGNLLFLECADDGAGIDVTRVRKVAESRGLLSSDEGDRLNDNQLRDLIFRPGFSTRSDVTDTSGRGVGLDAVRASVEALQGRIEVNSAQGQGTRFVMTLPVDLGSSPVLVVRALEQLVGLPMLAVEATQLARADSLRIGKRKAHLEYQGQLLQVVDLGARLGLRASAPPAEGQPLLIVQSGGKRVALGVDAVVGDRDLVIRPLPSEVRDVPAWQGAATLSRGELLLICRPDWLVTETGQTTVTAQRRALVVDDSLTARALHRAMLEAGGFSVHLAASGARALDRLQTDTYDVVICDLDMEEMDGTQLIARLREKRETASLPVILVSAHDSAAARERGMAAGADGYLSKRECAAGRLLAEVLDVMSRRGGRA; from the coding sequence ATGCCCGTTGACCCGATGCTGCAAGGCCTGGTGACGGGCTTCGCCGTGGAGGCCCAGGAGGTCATCCAGAAGGTCACCATGGACCTGCTGGAGCTGGAGCGCGAGGGCCTGGACGCGGCCGCGCTCGGCAAGCTCTACGTCCGGCTGGGCCGCCACCTGCACACCCTCAAGGGCAGCGCGTCCAGCCTGGGGCTCCAGGACCTGGGCGACATCGCCCACAAGCTCGAGGACGCGCTCGCGCCGCTCAAGGCCAGCGCGCGGAAGATGCCCCGGTCCGTGGTGGACGTGCTGCTGCACGGCCTGGACCTCTTCATGCTGCGCGCGCAGGCACACGCGGACGGACGCGGTGACGCGCTGCCGGACCCCGCCGCCGCGCTGGCGCAGCTGGTGGCGGAGGGGCCCGCGCCGGAACAGGTGAGCGCGAGCGTCCCCGCGGACGCGGCGGTGTCGCCCCTGGGCGCGCAGGAGGAGGCGTCGCCGGACGGCGCGCTGGCGATGAACCCGGACGCGCTGCCGGAGTCGGCGGACACGGGCTGGCGCGTGGGCGCGCGGCAGGTGACGGCGCTGATGCGCGAGGTGGAGCGGCTGCGCGAGGTGCGCCTGCGCGTGGAGGAGCGAGGCCGCGAGCTGGAGCGCGTGGTGACGGTGCTGGCCCGGCAGGGGCTCTTGGCGGAGACGGCGGAGGCGCGCACGCTGCTCTCCGGCACGGCGCGCCTGCTGCGCACCGATGGCGAGGAGACGAGCGACATCGTCGACGCGCTGGAGGAGGGCCTCAAGGCCATCACCACGCGTCCGGTGCGCACGATCCTGGACCCGCTCCAGCGCATGGTGCGGGACTTGTCGCGGCAGCTGGGCAAGGAGGCCCGGCTGTCGGTGGTGGGCTCGGAGCTGTCGCTGGACCGGCGCCTCCTGGAGAAGCTGCAGGGCGCGCTGGTGCACCTGTTGCGCAACGCGGTGGACCACGGGCTGGAGATGCCGTCCGCGCGCGAGAAGGCGGGCAAGCACCACGAGGGCGCGCTCACGCTGCGCGTGGAGCAGCAGGGCAACCTCCTGTTCCTGGAGTGCGCGGACGACGGCGCGGGCATCGACGTGACGCGGGTGCGCAAGGTGGCCGAGTCGCGCGGCCTCCTGTCCTCCGACGAGGGCGACCGGCTCAACGACAACCAGCTGCGAGACCTCATCTTCCGGCCGGGCTTCAGCACGCGCAGCGACGTGACGGACACCTCCGGCCGAGGCGTGGGCCTGGACGCCGTGCGTGCGTCGGTGGAGGCGCTGCAGGGCCGCATCGAGGTGAACAGCGCGCAGGGCCAGGGCACGCGCTTCGTGATGACGCTGCCGGTGGACCTGGGCAGCTCGCCGGTGTTGGTGGTGCGCGCGCTGGAGCAGCTGGTGGGCCTGCCGATGCTCGCGGTGGAGGCCACGCAGCTGGCGCGCGCGGACTCGCTGCGCATCGGCAAGCGCAAGGCGCACCTGGAGTACCAAGGGCAGCTGTTGCAGGTGGTGGACCTGGGCGCGCGGCTGGGCCTGCGGGCCTCGGCGCCTCCGGCGGAGGGCCAGCCGCTGCTCATCGTGCAGAGCGGAGGCAAGCGCGTGGCGCTGGGGGTGGACGCGGTGGTGGGTGACAGGGATTTGGTCATCCGGCCGCTGCCCTCGGAGGTCCGGGACGTCCCGGCCTGGCAGGGCGCGGCGACGCTGAGCCGAGGCGAGCTGCTGCTCATCTGCCGGCCGGACTGGCTGGTGACGGAGACGGGCCAGACGACGGTGACGGCGCAGCGCCGGGCGCTGGTGGTGGACGACTCGCTCACCGCGCGCGCGCTGCACCGGGCCATGCTGGAGGCAGGTGGCTTCAGCGTGCACCTGGCGGCCAGCGGGGCGCGGGCGCTGGACCGGCTCCAGACGGACACCTACGACGTCGTCATCTGCGACCTGGACATGGAAGAGATGGACGGCACACAGCTCATCGCCCGATTGCGGGAGAAGCGCGAGACGGCGTCGCTGCCCGTCATCCTCGTCTCCGCGCACGACAGCGCGGCGGCGCGTGAGCGGGGCATGGCTGCGGGAGCGGATGGATATCTCAGCAAGCGCGAGTGTGCCGCGGGTCGGCTGCTCGCGGAGGTGCTCGACGTGATGAGCCGCAGGGGAGGGCGCGCGTGA
- a CDS encoding chemotaxis protein CheW, whose amino-acid sequence MKILPRSMEEAQAQEAAELLERRASRLREQAETTVEEAVHWIAEFPLGEERYALSLEMLRAALPLRMVTPVPLSAPHVVGVLRFQGQVLSALSLASMLGGHGWRQDPAVLLVVDRGDGELCALDCEAIPRPTTLPMSAVEAARVRAEGPVTEVFTHDRQLIHLIDLKRLFAVRSTGGRNAR is encoded by the coding sequence ATGAAAATCCTTCCCCGGAGCATGGAAGAGGCCCAGGCACAGGAGGCCGCGGAGCTCTTGGAGCGCCGCGCGTCGCGCCTGCGGGAGCAGGCCGAGACGACCGTCGAGGAGGCGGTGCACTGGATTGCCGAGTTCCCCCTGGGCGAGGAGCGCTACGCGCTGTCGCTGGAGATGCTGCGCGCGGCGCTGCCCCTGCGGATGGTGACGCCGGTGCCCTTGTCCGCGCCGCACGTCGTGGGCGTGCTGCGCTTCCAGGGCCAGGTGCTCTCCGCGCTCAGCCTGGCGTCGATGCTGGGCGGGCACGGCTGGCGGCAGGACCCGGCGGTGTTGCTGGTGGTGGACCGCGGCGACGGCGAGCTGTGCGCGCTGGACTGCGAGGCCATTCCCCGGCCCACCACGCTGCCGATGAGCGCGGTGGAGGCCGCGCGCGTGCGGGCCGAGGGGCCGGTGACGGAGGTCTTCACGCACGACCGGCAGCTCATCCACCTCATCGACCTCAAGCGCTTGTTCGCCGTGCGCTCGACGGGAGGACGCAATGCCCGTTGA
- a CDS encoding CheR family methyltransferase: protein MSAELDPRLLSRAREVVSSITGFREDAIAAEAMERVVRGELARGRSSADLLGEMLFPQSPLANTLVRAALVGETYFFRQPEHFRYISQEGVPAALRRGALALRGWSAGCSTGEEAYSLAAALQASVAHGFPVEVMGTDLHEASLETARRASYGTWSRRESAPRLFPLYLDGADRQVTILPVVRRITSFAQSNLLAPLPERFGRFDFILCRNVLTYFSPAARDAAIALLARTLNPGGLLFLGAVEADRVPAGMVREGPPELQAFRLLGPGESATPAPVARVMERVAPPVIPVRRPKAAPPPVPAQVTPPPPPARLHLDALERIEEGDANGALAVLESLVRQAPDYLPGLLELALLRERSGAREAAVPLMRALRMRAERLAPDQLVDGPEALPARFYQASADAYLNQGALE, encoded by the coding sequence ATGAGCGCAGAGCTTGACCCGCGGCTTCTGTCCCGGGCGCGGGAAGTGGTGTCATCCATCACGGGCTTCCGCGAGGACGCCATCGCCGCGGAGGCCATGGAGCGCGTGGTGCGCGGTGAGCTGGCGCGAGGCCGTTCGTCCGCGGACCTGCTGGGGGAGATGTTGTTCCCCCAGTCGCCCCTGGCCAACACGCTGGTGCGCGCGGCGCTGGTGGGGGAGACGTACTTCTTCCGGCAGCCGGAGCACTTCCGCTACATCTCCCAGGAGGGCGTGCCCGCGGCGCTGCGGCGAGGCGCGCTGGCGCTGCGCGGCTGGAGCGCGGGCTGCTCCACGGGCGAAGAGGCGTACTCGCTGGCCGCGGCGCTGCAGGCTTCCGTCGCCCACGGCTTCCCGGTGGAGGTGATGGGCACGGACCTGCACGAGGCCAGCCTGGAGACGGCGCGCCGGGCCTCCTACGGCACCTGGTCCCGCCGCGAGTCCGCGCCGCGCCTGTTCCCGCTCTACCTGGATGGGGCGGACCGGCAGGTGACGATTCTTCCCGTCGTGCGCCGCATCACCTCCTTCGCGCAGTCCAACCTGCTGGCGCCGCTGCCCGAGCGCTTCGGCCGCTTCGACTTCATCCTCTGCCGCAACGTGCTGACCTACTTCTCCCCGGCCGCGCGCGACGCGGCCATCGCGCTGCTCGCGCGGACGCTCAACCCCGGCGGGCTGCTCTTCCTGGGCGCGGTGGAGGCGGACCGGGTCCCCGCGGGCATGGTCCGCGAGGGGCCTCCGGAGCTCCAGGCGTTCCGCCTGCTGGGGCCGGGGGAGTCCGCCACGCCCGCGCCGGTGGCTCGGGTGATGGAGCGCGTGGCTCCACCCGTGATTCCCGTGCGCAGGCCGAAGGCCGCGCCCCCGCCCGTGCCCGCGCAGGTGACGCCGCCTCCGCCGCCCGCGCGGCTGCACCTGGATGCGCTGGAGCGCATCGAGGAAGGCGACGCGAACGGGGCGCTGGCGGTGCTGGAGTCGCTGGTGCGTCAGGCTCCCGACTACCTGCCGGGCCTGCTGGAGCTGGCGCTGTTGCGTGAGCGCTCCGGCGCGCGAGAGGCGGCCGTTCCGCTGATGCGCGCCCTGCGCATGCGCGCCGAGCGGCTGGCGCCGGACCAGCTCGTGGATGGGCCGGAGGCGCTGCCGGCGCGGTTCTATCAGGCGTCCGCCGACGCCTACCTCAACCAGGGGGCGCTCGAATGA
- a CDS encoding response regulator — protein sequence MSLPSLLLVDDSDAILALERAILSGHYTIHTASNGREALDKVSRLQPAAVLLDLSMPEMDGDEVLQRMKADPATADIPVIIISSEKSRAEACLGLGAETFLAKPFRADELLFAVGEALASSRRRARTGSLLVLRVTVGTLEFAIPLDSVREVLLQPATRPLPTAPSYLREYVEVRGEALCVLDVARRLGVEHTLPRVERMLVVIQVEGVALALAVDTVKDPEEFGAADIDRRERVGGADHGPLREGLVGMLRVGGRLLPILDPKVFVGRGLLRELPKMVEAAEAGRSA from the coding sequence GTGAGCCTGCCGTCCCTGCTGCTCGTCGACGACAGCGACGCCATCCTGGCGCTCGAGCGCGCCATCCTCTCCGGCCACTACACCATCCACACGGCCAGCAACGGCCGCGAGGCGCTGGACAAGGTCTCCCGGCTGCAGCCCGCCGCGGTGCTGTTGGACCTGTCCATGCCGGAGATGGACGGTGACGAGGTCCTCCAGCGGATGAAGGCGGACCCCGCCACGGCGGACATCCCCGTCATCATCATCTCCTCGGAGAAGTCGCGCGCGGAGGCGTGCCTGGGGCTGGGCGCGGAGACGTTCCTGGCCAAGCCGTTCCGCGCGGACGAGCTGCTCTTCGCGGTGGGCGAGGCCCTGGCCAGCTCCCGCCGCCGAGCGCGCACCGGCTCGCTGCTGGTGCTGCGGGTGACGGTGGGCACGCTGGAGTTCGCCATCCCGTTGGACTCGGTGCGCGAGGTGCTCCTGCAGCCCGCGACGCGGCCGCTGCCCACGGCGCCCTCGTACCTGCGCGAGTACGTGGAGGTCCGGGGCGAGGCGCTGTGCGTGCTGGACGTGGCGCGGCGCCTGGGCGTGGAGCACACGCTGCCGCGCGTGGAGCGGATGCTGGTGGTCATCCAGGTGGAGGGCGTGGCGTTGGCGCTCGCGGTGGACACGGTGAAGGACCCGGAGGAGTTCGGGGCGGCGGACATCGACCGGAGGGAGCGCGTGGGAGGGGCGGACCATGGCCCGCTGCGCGAGGGATTGGTGGGCATGTTGCGCGTGGGCGGGCGGCTGTTGCCCATCCTGGACCCGAAGGTGTTCGTGGGGCGTGGGCTGTTGCGCGAGCTGCCGAAGATGGTGGAGGCCGCGGAGGCCGGGCGGAGCGCATGA
- a CDS encoding response regulator, whose translation MSTNSTNSAKVLLVDDSPTVRNIVKIYLMNLRVEALEADDAARALKILQLVPVNLVIADINMPGMDGITFVKEVRASRNAQLRSVPILLLTAEKSVDLRQRGTEAGANAFIQKPVSHHELTETVRQFLSKA comes from the coding sequence GTGAGCACCAACAGCACCAACAGCGCCAAGGTCTTGCTGGTGGACGACAGCCCGACCGTTCGGAACATCGTCAAGATCTACCTCATGAACCTCCGGGTCGAGGCCTTGGAGGCGGACGATGCGGCGCGCGCCCTGAAAATCCTCCAGCTCGTTCCCGTCAACCTGGTCATCGCCGACATCAACATGCCGGGGATGGATGGCATCACCTTCGTGAAGGAGGTGCGGGCCAGCCGCAACGCGCAGCTGCGCTCGGTGCCCATCCTGCTGCTGACGGCGGAGAAGAGCGTGGACCTGCGCCAGCGCGGCACGGAGGCGGGCGCCAATGCCTTCATCCAGAAGCCGGTGTCCCACCACGAGCTGACGGAGACCGTCCGTCAGTTCCTGTCCAAGGCCTGA